In Bacteroidota bacterium, the following are encoded in one genomic region:
- a CDS encoding PKD domain-containing protein, with the protein MFLFEFPNKFFLTITGVLFLYFFNVSALFSQPNTIFGLSLWLRSDSGITLNGSEVSSWNDMSGNNNHAIQNDPASQPKWVTNIDMLADNSALRFDGNDFLTINSSSVVGSIFVVFNWNGALSNYPINIGILTQQVFTSNTVALGVKGSSTNLYDVQADISFNISDYKINNVQTINSSPIENYKIASAVTSSNPVTFADFIVGRLCQFPSYLTGDIAEIILYDHPLNQVEHDEVFNYLKNKYAPPVNLGSDIVLKNFCDTVLSAPKHFIDYLWSTGSTADSIIISTPGKYWLTVTDVFGLQSLDTIEFSYNYNINQIADTILCPGQTLLWNTNLDKTSFTFIWPDLSSDSLLNINQASQYWVNVTDTFGCSLTSDTIDVVFDNIQQQISLGSDTVLCQGNVIKLIQGESLVQSYIWNDNSNLPYFEIMNAGQYWVQVSSNNDCIASDTINVTIQGIAPEALFSFSNVCLGDSMRFIDGSVPPSGETIELWNWDFGDGNLSIDKNPVHFFNAPGNYLVKLVATTATGCQDEYLQTVMVHYLPKVGFSSPLACSGFEVQFTDTSSALNNTVVQWNWNFGNAPSGLENFSNDQNPFHAYQLPGVYNVKLIVTTLFGCVDSTIKPIVVYESPIADFTFQSVCSGTPIDFINNSSLTLPSIISSYNWDFGNTASSSANPSFLFDAPGMHNVSLVVSANNGCVSEIQKAVEVYHKPTAWFEPVDVCVNSAVEFKDLSIIADNSINSWIWNFNDLQSFSIKNPIVNFEEVDVYFVSLKVNTINECKDSVVRVVKIHPLPIPLFTIEPQVVIPGQPMKLKNLSNGAQNYSWGLGDGTSSNLIDLEHTYSFENTYQIILSAQSQYGCNQSFSRTLNVITANLDIAVTNIFVITKGNYLNITAELTNYGTVAIQEIDLILEQKNGRRIKELWTGDFHSGKKLLYEFKAEINPLNENIQDYVCVLALNPNKSNDTNFENNEYCKLLGNNDLVLMDPFPNPVNDQLTIRFFLPVASEIKLEILNHQGKMINSNLPNTGSKGINTLYFNANSLQAGSYTIKLTYNGQVFTRKFIKGDN; encoded by the coding sequence ATGTTTCTATTTGAGTTTCCTAATAAGTTTTTTTTGACAATAACAGGAGTTTTATTCTTGTATTTTTTTAATGTTTCAGCGCTTTTTTCTCAGCCAAATACAATCTTTGGCTTATCTTTATGGTTAAGATCAGATAGTGGAATAACATTAAATGGTTCTGAAGTTAGTAGCTGGAATGATATGTCTGGGAACAACAATCATGCTATTCAAAACGACCCTGCAAGCCAACCTAAATGGGTTACTAATATTGATATGCTTGCAGATAATTCTGCACTGCGTTTTGATGGGAATGATTTTTTAACTATTAATTCATCTTCGGTAGTAGGTTCTATTTTTGTAGTTTTTAATTGGAATGGAGCATTATCAAATTACCCAATAAATATCGGGATACTTACTCAACAAGTTTTTACTTCTAATACAGTAGCCTTGGGAGTGAAAGGCTCTTCAACTAATTTGTATGATGTTCAAGCAGATATTAGTTTTAATATCTCAGATTATAAAATTAACAATGTTCAAACAATCAACTCTTCTCCTATAGAAAATTATAAAATAGCATCAGCTGTTACTAGTTCTAATCCAGTCACATTCGCAGATTTTATTGTTGGACGTCTTTGCCAGTTTCCTTCCTATTTAACAGGTGATATAGCTGAAATTATTTTATATGATCACCCGCTTAATCAGGTTGAACATGATGAAGTTTTTAATTATTTAAAAAATAAATATGCCCCCCCTGTTAATTTAGGTTCGGATATTGTTCTAAAAAATTTTTGTGATACAGTTCTATCTGCTCCAAAACATTTTATAGATTATTTATGGTCAACAGGCAGCACGGCGGATTCAATAATCATCTCTACACCAGGTAAATACTGGTTAACCGTAACCGATGTTTTCGGCCTACAATCATTAGATACCATTGAGTTTTCATACAATTATAATATCAATCAGATCGCAGATACAATTCTTTGCCCTGGTCAAACACTTCTTTGGAATACCAATTTGGATAAAACAAGTTTTACTTTTATTTGGCCTGATTTATCTTCAGATAGTTTATTAAATATTAATCAAGCCAGTCAATATTGGGTTAATGTAACTGATACTTTTGGTTGTTCGTTGACCTCAGATACTATCGATGTCGTTTTTGACAATATTCAACAACAAATCTCCCTTGGCTCCGACACTGTCCTCTGCCAAGGTAATGTAATTAAATTAATTCAAGGAGAGTCCCTGGTTCAATCATATATTTGGAATGATAATTCCAATCTGCCATACTTTGAAATTATGAATGCCGGACAATATTGGGTTCAGGTATCCAGCAATAACGATTGTATTGCCTCAGACACCATTAATGTAACCATCCAGGGAATTGCCCCTGAAGCTCTATTCAGTTTCAGCAATGTGTGTCTTGGTGATTCTATGCGTTTTATTGATGGTTCCGTTCCTCCTTCTGGAGAGACTATTGAACTATGGAATTGGGATTTTGGAGATGGAAACTTATCCATAGATAAAAATCCCGTACATTTTTTTAATGCACCAGGAAATTACCTTGTAAAATTAGTTGCAACTACTGCAACAGGATGCCAGGATGAATATCTGCAAACTGTAATGGTACACTATTTACCAAAAGTGGGTTTTAGTTCTCCTTTGGCTTGTTCAGGATTTGAAGTTCAATTTACAGATACAAGTTCAGCTTTAAATAACACAGTTGTTCAATGGAATTGGAATTTTGGTAATGCACCCTCTGGTCTGGAAAATTTTTCAAATGATCAAAATCCATTTCATGCATATCAGCTTCCCGGAGTTTATAATGTTAAACTAATTGTTACAACCCTTTTCGGATGTGTTGATTCCACAATCAAACCAATAGTAGTTTATGAAAGTCCAATAGCTGATTTTACTTTTCAATCCGTTTGTTCGGGTACTCCTATTGATTTCATTAATAATTCATCCCTAACATTACCTTCTATTATTAGTTCTTATAATTGGGATTTTGGCAATACAGCCTCAAGCAGTGCAAATCCTTCGTTTCTTTTTGATGCTCCGGGTATGCATAATGTTTCGCTTGTGGTTTCGGCAAATAATGGTTGTGTTTCAGAAATTCAAAAAGCGGTGGAAGTTTATCATAAACCAACTGCATGGTTTGAACCTGTTGATGTATGCGTTAATTCAGCAGTTGAATTCAAAGATTTAAGCATCATTGCAGATAATTCAATTAATTCATGGATTTGGAATTTTAACGATCTTCAGAGCTTTTCAATAAAAAACCCAATAGTAAATTTCGAAGAAGTAGATGTTTATTTCGTTTCTTTAAAAGTTAATACTATAAATGAGTGTAAGGATTCAGTTGTAAGGGTGGTTAAAATACATCCACTTCCAATTCCTTTGTTTACTATTGAACCACAGGTTGTTATTCCTGGGCAACCAATGAAATTAAAAAATCTTTCAAATGGAGCCCAAAATTACAGTTGGGGATTAGGAGATGGAACAAGTAGTAATTTAATTGATTTGGAGCATACTTATTCTTTTGAAAACACTTATCAAATAATTCTTTCTGCCCAAAGCCAATATGGATGTAATCAATCTTTTTCAAGAACCTTAAATGTTATAACAGCTAATTTAGATATTGCAGTAACCAATATTTTTGTAATTACAAAAGGTAATTATTTAAATATTACAGCTGAATTAACAAATTATGGTACAGTAGCAATTCAGGAAATCGACCTTATCCTGGAACAAAAGAATGGCAGAAGAATTAAGGAATTGTGGACTGGGGATTTTCATTCAGGAAAAAAACTTTTGTATGAATTTAAGGCCGAAATTAATCCATTAAATGAAAACATTCAGGATTATGTTTGTGTTTTAGCCCTGAATCCCAATAAATCAAATGATACAAATTTTGAAAATAACGAATATTGTAAACTTTTAGGAAACAATGACCTTGTTTTAATGGATCCTTTCCCTAATCCTGTTAATGATCAATTAACAATAAGGTTTTTTCTGCCTGTTGCAAGTGAAATTAAACTCGAAATTTTAAACCATCAGGGTAAAATGATTAACAGTAATTTACCAAACACTGGATCAAAAGGCATTAATACTCTTTACTTTAATGCAAATTCTTTGCAAGCGGGTTCATATACAATTAAATTGACTTATAACGGCCAGGTTTTTACCCGTAAATTTATAAAAGGAGATAATTAA
- a CDS encoding oligosaccharide flippase family protein, giving the protein MSISKNIINQFIVQSTGIISGFFISIIIAKILGPAGRGEFAVFVTSLTFISIFLSLSINHSILYAISSNKFPIDKIFYTCLLFSLGLIFVNIIFFWTEFLFHSNFLFSNESITANALMILGFTIYLFISIINAVMAGLKIFKLQQLLSILFSILNIILFGGYFFIKVYVSPTVQIQFNDFLYFYTFTQIIILIITLYFFFKETPISFNISFLNFKDFKFLIAFSLTAYLANLFQFLTYKIDISFVDFYLGKSQLGVYSLATNLTRMFWVLPVSISTILIPYNATDELSRSTININKLTRTTIFMIVVIIAFSLPLIDLFIPFIYGNEFSEASTILKILIFGLIPFAATNIVLSFFSGRGLVKHNLIFAFIVFILTITGDYFLINSFGTVGASITNVLSYTLGFIYPLVIYINYTNASLSDLLIVKKLDFVEVKKKLSANLKLNIFKTPK; this is encoded by the coding sequence TTGTCAATAAGTAAAAATATAATCAATCAGTTTATAGTCCAATCAACAGGAATTATTTCTGGGTTTTTCATTTCTATAATAATTGCTAAAATATTAGGGCCAGCAGGAAGGGGTGAATTTGCTGTTTTTGTAACTTCCCTTACCTTTATCTCTATATTCTTAAGTTTAAGTATAAATCATAGTATTTTATATGCAATTTCTTCAAACAAATTTCCCATAGACAAAATATTTTACACTTGTTTGCTTTTTTCGCTAGGACTTATTTTTGTTAATATTATTTTTTTCTGGACTGAATTTTTATTTCATTCAAACTTCCTTTTTTCCAATGAATCAATTACAGCAAACGCTTTAATGATATTAGGATTTACCATTTACCTTTTTATAAGTATAATAAATGCTGTTATGGCAGGTTTGAAAATTTTCAAATTACAACAATTACTTTCTATCCTATTTTCAATTTTAAATATTATACTTTTTGGAGGATATTTTTTTATAAAAGTTTATGTTTCACCCACTGTCCAGATTCAATTTAACGATTTTCTTTATTTTTACACCTTTACCCAGATAATAATACTGATTATTACCTTATATTTTTTTTTTAAGGAAACTCCAATTTCTTTTAATATTTCATTTTTAAATTTTAAAGATTTTAAATTTTTAATAGCGTTCTCTTTAACAGCATACCTTGCAAATTTATTTCAATTTTTAACTTATAAAATCGACATTTCATTTGTAGACTTTTATTTAGGCAAAAGCCAATTAGGAGTTTATTCTCTCGCAACTAACTTAACAAGAATGTTTTGGGTTTTGCCAGTCTCGATTTCAACAATTCTTATTCCTTATAATGCAACAGATGAATTAAGCAGGTCAACTATTAACATAAATAAATTAACAAGAACAACTATTTTCATGATTGTTGTTATTATCGCTTTTAGCTTACCTTTAATTGATCTATTTATTCCATTTATTTATGGTAATGAGTTTTCTGAGGCTTCTACTATATTAAAAATATTAATTTTTGGATTAATACCATTTGCTGCAACTAATATTGTTCTTTCTTTTTTTAGTGGTCGAGGTTTGGTTAAACATAATCTTATTTTTGCCTTTATTGTATTTATTTTGACCATTACAGGTGATTATTTTCTTATAAATTCTTTCGGAACAGTTGGCGCCTCTATTACTAATGTCTTAAGCTATACTCTAGGCTTTATATACCCTTTGGTAATTTATATCAATTATACCAATGCAAGTTTATCTGATTTATTAATAGTTAAAAAACTGGATTTTGTAGAAGTAAAAAAGAAACTTTCTGCTAATTTAAAATTAAACATTTTCAAAACTCCTAAATGA